DNA from Bordetella genomosp. 13:
AGTACGAGCCCGATGCCTCGCTGGCCAGCAACCCGCAGCTGGAAGCCTTCGGCAATTATCTGTACGCGAACTCGGGCGCGCGTGCCCGTGCGTATAACTACGGCCACCTGCCCGAAGTCATCGTGAACCCGGACGGCACGGGCACCATCAAGAAGCACTACTGCCTGGGCCGCATCTCGCATGAGCTGATCCAGGTCATGCCCGACCAGCGCACCTGCCTGATGGGCGACGATGCCACCAACGGCGGCCTGTTCATGTTCGTGGCCGACCGTGAAGCCGACCTGTCGGCCGGTACGCTGTACGTCGCGGAATTCACCCAAGCTAGCGGCGCCGTCGGCTCAGCCGGCGCGGGCGCGGGCACCCTGAAATGGGTGAAGCTCGGGCATGCCACCAGCGAAGAGATCCGCGCGATGGCCGCCAGCCTGAACTTCGAAGACATCATGGAGAAGGGAGCTGCGGGCGATCCCGGCTTCACGCAAATCCGTAACAATGGCGCCGAGGAGTGGGTGCGCGTCATTCCGGGCATGGAGAAGGCCGCGGCATTCCTGGAAACGCACCGCTATGCCTACCTCATGGGCGGCACCATGTGGTTGAGCAAGAACGAAGGCACCACTGTCAACGCCCAGGACAAGATCTGCTACTCGGCGCTGGCCAACATCAACAGCTCCATGGTCGCCGGCGATAGCCGCAACCCCGCAGGCGGCCCCGCCGTCGACAAGACGATCAACGCCGGCGGCGTCATGGCCAGCAAGATGGCTGGCGGCCAGGCCGACACCGCTGGCAGCGCGATCAACAGCGAATGGGTGCCCTTCGAGTACTCGACTCTGTTCGTGGGCACGGACATCCCCGCCGACGAACTGGGCAATACCTGCGACCCCGAGCTGCCCGCCAGCCCCGACAACCTGAAATTCTCGGAAAAGCTGCGCGTTCTGTTCATCGGCGAAGACAGCGGCAACCACGTCAACAACTTCGTGTGGGCCTACAACGTCGACACCAAGCAGTTCGCGCGCCTGCTGTCGTGCCCCGCTGGCGCCGAGGCCACCGGCTTGCATGCCGTGGACGAGATCAACGGCTGGACCTACATCATGACGAACTTCCAGCACGCGGGCGACTACACTCGTGACACTGCCGACGCCGTCATCGACGCCGTGGATCCGCTGATCAACGCGGCCTACAAGGACAAGTACGCTGCCTCGGTCGGCTACATCACCGGCTTGACCATGCAAAACAAGTAATCCGCTTGCGGGCCGTCTCTCGACGGCCCCGCATCCGGCGCGCCCGCGCCGTGCATCGGCCTGCCCTCCTGCAGGCTCGATGCGCGACGCGGGCGCTTTTTTTCGTGCGGCAGGATAGGCCTGAGACAGGACACCCGTCTTCCGCGGCCTGACGCGGCGACCGCGTGGCACCGAACGGACGCCCGATGCGGGCACAGAGAACCACTGGCGTGCGTCTCGGGGGACGGACACTCCTGTCACGTTTTCTTCATCCTGCCGGTCGAACATGGCGTAGCCTGCCGGGTCGTGCATGGGCGGGCCCCATCCGCCTCCATACGCCTCGGACCTCGACATGCCTGATACGACCTCCGCCTCGCGCCGCCGCGCGCTGAAGCTGCTTGCCGGCGCACCGCTGCTGCCCATCGGGGCCTTCGGCGTGACGCAGCCGGCGCTGGCCGCGC
Protein-coding regions in this window:
- a CDS encoding PhoX family protein, encoding MTDLTQISRRRLLKMLSGAPLLPLGTAAGASALLAACGGSDDDDDENESPETPPTTPAPGAQFQSARFIPMAAPSMADPAEMATTSVKSAMEITYDDGTVETVQLGYATFFNTGDMVPDGNGGTILAGGYYDINNNPIIDRSTATHRQFFSGSPDGTSLLKLENPNVPGVTGNAVFAVVQFEYNDVDLAGDSTYGQLPSPYGVLTLDQNPETGELKLVKYHNVDTSSVNGIWIPCGASLSPWNTHLSSEEYEPDASLASNPQLEAFGNYLYANSGARARAYNYGHLPEVIVNPDGTGTIKKHYCLGRISHELIQVMPDQRTCLMGDDATNGGLFMFVADREADLSAGTLYVAEFTQASGAVGSAGAGAGTLKWVKLGHATSEEIRAMAASLNFEDIMEKGAAGDPGFTQIRNNGAEEWVRVIPGMEKAAAFLETHRYAYLMGGTMWLSKNEGTTVNAQDKICYSALANINSSMVAGDSRNPAGGPAVDKTINAGGVMASKMAGGQADTAGSAINSEWVPFEYSTLFVGTDIPADELGNTCDPELPASPDNLKFSEKLRVLFIGEDSGNHVNNFVWAYNVDTKQFARLLSCPAGAEATGLHAVDEINGWTYIMTNFQHAGDYTRDTADAVIDAVDPLINAAYKDKYAASVGYITGLTMQNK